The Phytohabitans houttuyneae genome has a segment encoding these proteins:
- a CDS encoding carbohydrate ABC transporter permease, translated as MAVIGLLWRFLLDANLGFVNHLLGLVGLPSDTPWVTATPWAWVSLVGVTVWWTCGFNAVIYLAGLQDIPAELYEAATVDGATAWDRFRHVTLPGLRPVLLFVVTTTILASANMFGQSYLITQGAPGNETRTVVSYIVERGLAQNDAGRAAAMSITLTLMLVLISVANFRIFRYQED; from the coding sequence GTGGCCGTCATCGGCCTGCTGTGGCGCTTCCTGCTCGACGCCAACCTCGGCTTCGTCAACCACCTCCTCGGCCTGGTCGGCCTGCCCTCGGACACCCCGTGGGTCACCGCGACGCCGTGGGCCTGGGTGTCCCTGGTGGGCGTCACGGTGTGGTGGACCTGCGGCTTCAACGCGGTCATCTACCTGGCCGGACTGCAGGACATCCCGGCCGAGCTGTACGAGGCGGCCACAGTGGACGGTGCCACGGCGTGGGACAGGTTCCGCCACGTGACGCTGCCCGGGCTGCGGCCGGTGCTGCTGTTCGTCGTCACCACGACGATCCTGGCCTCGGCCAACATGTTCGGCCAGTCGTACCTCATCACGCAGGGCGCGCCGGGCAACGAGACCCGCACGGTCGTGTCGTACATCGTCGAGCGCGGCCTGGCCCAGAACGACGCCGGCCGGGCGGCCGCGATGAGCATCACCCTGACCCTGATGCTGGTGCTCATCAGCGTGGCCAACTTCCGGATCTTCCGGTACCAGGAGGACTGA
- a CDS encoding carbohydrate ABC transporter permease produces the protein MRKTRYVILVALAAVFVVPLVWMVLTSLKSYTTAQQSPPTWLPDPVSTYGYDRLFQPGSQNPVLLWFLNSMLAATLHAALVLVTAASAAYALARMRFAGRRLVFALIVATLFVPPATLIIPNFLVADTLDWLDTLAVVVVPSAASAFGVFFLRQFFLTLPRELEEAAILDGANQWQVFTRVVLPLSKPALATLTVLSFLSNWNDFLWPIYVLFSADRLTLPAGLGLLQGAYIADYPVIMAGAVLASIPALLLFVLAQRYIIEGVSRSGLKG, from the coding sequence ATGAGGAAGACAAGGTACGTCATCCTGGTGGCGCTCGCGGCCGTGTTCGTCGTGCCGCTGGTGTGGATGGTGCTCACCTCGCTCAAGAGCTACACGACCGCGCAGCAGAGCCCGCCCACCTGGCTGCCCGACCCCGTCTCCACCTACGGCTACGACCGGCTCTTCCAGCCCGGCTCGCAGAACCCGGTACTGCTGTGGTTTCTCAACAGCATGCTCGCCGCGACCCTGCACGCCGCGCTGGTGCTGGTGACGGCGGCGAGCGCCGCGTACGCGCTGGCCCGCATGCGGTTCGCGGGCCGGCGCCTGGTGTTCGCCCTGATCGTCGCGACCCTGTTCGTGCCACCCGCCACGCTGATCATCCCGAACTTCCTCGTCGCCGACACCCTCGACTGGCTGGACACCCTGGCCGTGGTCGTCGTACCCAGCGCCGCCAGCGCGTTCGGCGTGTTCTTCCTGCGGCAGTTCTTCCTGACCCTGCCGCGCGAGCTGGAGGAGGCCGCCATCCTGGACGGCGCCAACCAGTGGCAGGTCTTCACGCGGGTGGTGCTGCCGCTGTCCAAACCGGCGCTGGCCACGCTCACGGTGCTGTCGTTCCTGAGCAACTGGAACGACTTCCTGTGGCCGATCTACGTGCTGTTCAGCGCCGACCGGCTCACGCTGCCGGCCGGGCTGGGCCTGCTGCAGGGCGCCTACATCGCCGACTACCCGGTCATCATGGCCGGTGCCGTGCTGGCGAGCATCCCCGCGCTGCTGCTGTTCGTGCTCGCCCAGCGCTACATCATCGAAGGCGTCTCGCGCAGCGGGCTGAAGGGGTGA